In Candidatus Paceibacterota bacterium, a single genomic region encodes these proteins:
- a CDS encoding ABC transporter permease — protein MLRRLVIRITGMASVLLIVSALVFALGSLIPGDLTSVVVGQEGATAEQFAEVTKRLGLDKPLYVQYYHWLGNALQGDLGVSPITGRNVSQDLLQQIPISLELALLVFLVSTLLGIPAGIMAAVHANKRIDAILRASLLVIFSIPVFVIGALLLLLGPLLMPGLLQISYVSPSQDLIGHIKSMVMPVATIALPMAAMTMQMTRSAMLEVFSAPYIVTARAIGVRVQRIQYRHALRNALPNIITFLGFQLGVMLGGLIVIEQMFSMPGLGRGMLDAISTRDYPMVTATTLVFALSFVVVNAVIDVLYPILDPRQRSR, from the coding sequence ATGCTCAGAAGACTTGTTATTCGAATAACAGGAATGGCCTCTGTATTGCTGATTGTTTCGGCTTTGGTCTTTGCCTTGGGATCTTTGATCCCAGGTGACCTAACAAGCGTCGTAGTCGGTCAAGAAGGCGCCACGGCCGAACAGTTCGCTGAGGTAACAAAGAGATTAGGACTAGATAAGCCACTGTATGTGCAGTATTACCATTGGCTTGGAAATGCGTTGCAGGGAGACCTTGGAGTATCTCCGATTACCGGTAGGAATGTCTCGCAGGATTTGCTCCAACAAATTCCAATCTCACTGGAGTTGGCACTTCTAGTTTTCCTTGTGTCTACTTTGTTGGGTATCCCTGCCGGAATCATGGCCGCTGTTCATGCCAATAAGAGAATTGATGCGATCCTGCGCGCCTCGCTTCTAGTTATCTTCTCCATCCCGGTCTTCGTTATCGGTGCACTGCTGTTGCTTCTCGGACCACTTTTAATGCCGGGACTTTTACAGATTTCCTATGTATCACCCTCGCAGGATCTCATAGGCCATATAAAGTCAATGGTTATGCCGGTGGCGACGATCGCTCTACCAATGGCGGCCATGACAATGCAGATGACGCGAAGTGCAATGCTCGAAGTTTTCTCTGCTCCATACATTGTTACTGCACGAGCTATTGGCGTACGGGTTCAACGAATCCAGTATCGACATGCATTACGAAATGCACTTCCGAATATCATTACGTTCTTGGGTTTTCAGTTGGGCGTGATGCTCGGTGGATTGATTGTCATAGAGCAGATGTTCAGCATGCCGGGTTTGGGGCGAGGGATGCTTGATGCTATTAGCACTCGCGATTACCCCATGGTTACGGCTACGACATTGGTCTTTGCTCTTTCATTCGTTGTAGTCAATGCCGTAATCGATGTTCTCTATCCAATCCTTGATCCCCGACAGAGGTCCCGATGA
- a CDS encoding D-2-hydroxyacid dehydrogenase, whose product MIQVVLHPRHDPGVEAVLEAISGIELVRPTDDQGVVAALAAGGEVLVTYTWQREFLSPSLRWIAGTGVGFDQYPLAELADGDVALTTAYGIHSGCVAEHAFGLLMACTRAIGESARNQSRGVWRPIIGEEVSGRRMLIVGLGQIGEAIARRAVGWEMEIVGIKRSPERYDGILSDVRSPEALQEMCAWAEILVLSIPAGSETKHLIGAKELDLLGSGWVVNVARGSVIDEKALLERLQDGRLRGAGLDVFESEPLPHDSPLWTLPNVVMTAHNAASSPRFGSRWGDIFRANLSALSSGGTWRNRLGQDGRFV is encoded by the coding sequence ATGATTCAAGTTGTACTTCATCCACGTCATGATCCGGGAGTTGAGGCTGTCCTAGAGGCGATCTCAGGAATCGAATTGGTCCGTCCGACCGATGACCAGGGGGTAGTTGCTGCCCTCGCCGCTGGAGGTGAAGTACTGGTCACCTACACCTGGCAACGGGAGTTTCTCTCGCCTTCCTTGCGGTGGATTGCTGGAACTGGTGTGGGTTTTGACCAGTACCCGCTAGCCGAGTTGGCTGACGGCGATGTTGCCCTTACCACGGCCTACGGTATTCATTCGGGCTGCGTGGCTGAGCACGCATTTGGATTACTCATGGCGTGCACGCGGGCGATCGGTGAATCCGCTCGGAATCAGTCGAGGGGAGTGTGGAGGCCAATCATTGGCGAAGAGGTATCTGGAAGGCGGATGCTCATTGTCGGCTTAGGGCAAATCGGCGAGGCCATCGCTCGGAGGGCGGTGGGTTGGGAAATGGAGATCGTCGGAATAAAGCGCTCGCCGGAACGCTATGACGGGATTCTCTCCGATGTCAGATCACCCGAGGCACTACAGGAGATGTGCGCATGGGCGGAGATCCTGGTCTTGAGTATCCCAGCGGGATCTGAGACCAAGCACCTAATTGGCGCAAAAGAACTGGACCTCTTGGGTTCTGGATGGGTGGTCAACGTTGCTCGGGGCAGTGTCATCGATGAAAAGGCACTTTTGGAAAGGCTCCAGGATGGACGCTTGCGGGGCGCAGGCCTGGATGTTTTCGAATCAGAGCCGCTGCCTCACGATTCACCGTTGTGGACTCTTCCCAACGTGGTAATGACTGCACATAACGCGGCTAGCAGTCCTCGGTTCGGGAGTCGTTGGGGGGACATTTTCCGAGCTAACCTTTCCGCTCTCTCATCCGGTGGCACGTGGCGCAACCGCCTTGGACAGGATGGAAGGTTTGTATGA
- a CDS encoding ABC transporter ATP-binding protein has translation MFEAPVLEVRELITHFYTSYGTVRAVDTMSFELARGETLGLVGESGSGKSVTAMSVLRLVAAPGHIKSGSIKIDGQDILSLDEEQMRQIRGAHAGMVFQNPMTALNPAFTIGWQLREALKAHGVKLDSAADDRILAALAAVGMADPVRQRDSYPHELSGGMRQRVVIAMALLNEPSLLIADEPTTALDVTIQAQVLKLMKQLTSEHGTALLLITHNMGVIAKMCDRVIVMYAGEIVEEAPVEELFKGTLHPYTLGLLESIPRADEARGALPTMKGLPPDMTAVPAGCRFAARCPFVEEQCRSQHPELIEMKPGHKVRCWVTQRDPMALSNVESGGNDGN, from the coding sequence ATGTTCGAGGCGCCCGTGCTCGAAGTACGAGAATTAATTACTCATTTCTACACGAGCTACGGAACCGTCCGCGCGGTTGACACCATGTCATTTGAGTTAGCACGTGGGGAAACCCTTGGACTGGTGGGCGAGTCTGGCTCCGGGAAGAGTGTTACTGCAATGTCAGTATTGCGCCTTGTTGCCGCACCTGGGCACATTAAATCCGGAAGTATCAAAATCGATGGCCAAGACATTCTCTCTCTAGATGAGGAACAAATGCGCCAAATAAGAGGAGCTCATGCGGGGATGGTCTTCCAGAACCCGATGACAGCGCTGAACCCTGCATTCACCATCGGCTGGCAACTCCGCGAAGCGTTAAAGGCGCATGGCGTGAAACTCGACAGCGCGGCTGATGATCGCATTCTCGCTGCACTAGCGGCAGTGGGTATGGCGGATCCAGTTCGGCAGAGAGACTCTTACCCGCATGAACTTTCGGGTGGCATGAGACAGCGAGTCGTAATTGCAATGGCCCTACTCAATGAGCCTTCCCTTCTTATTGCCGATGAACCAACAACCGCATTAGACGTGACGATTCAAGCGCAGGTCTTGAAATTGATGAAGCAACTGACTTCTGAGCACGGAACTGCTCTATTACTTATTACGCACAACATGGGTGTAATCGCAAAAATGTGCGATCGAGTGATTGTGATGTATGCCGGGGAAATCGTCGAAGAAGCACCGGTCGAAGAACTATTTAAGGGAACTCTTCACCCTTACACACTGGGATTGCTTGAGTCGATTCCGCGTGCAGATGAGGCAAGAGGCGCACTTCCCACAATGAAGGGCCTCCCACCTGATATGACAGCAGTGCCTGCAGGCTGTCGCTTTGCGGCCCGCTGCCCCTTTGTCGAAGAACAGTGTCGTAGCCAGCACCCGGAACTCATCGAGATGAAACCAGGACACAAAGTCAGGTGTTGGGTTACGCAGAGAGATCCGATGGCGCTTTCGAATGTGGAATCTGGAGGAAACGATGGCAACTGA
- the rpsG gene encoding 30S ribosomal protein S7, producing the protein MPRKGPAVKSPVIADPVYNSPVVTALINKILLHGKRSTAEAIVYNALEGCRAKTQVDPIITLKRALDNIKPTVEVKSRRVGGATYQVPVEVKAGRSTTLALRWLVDFSRARREKSMAERLTNELIDASNGLGAAVKRREDTHKMAEANKAFAHYRW; encoded by the coding sequence ATGCCACGTAAAGGTCCTGCGGTCAAGTCACCAGTAATTGCTGATCCTGTTTACAACTCACCAGTTGTTACTGCTCTTATTAATAAAATTCTGCTTCACGGCAAGCGCTCAACTGCCGAAGCAATTGTTTACAACGCCCTCGAGGGTTGCCGTGCAAAAACTCAGGTTGATCCAATCATCACCTTGAAGCGCGCACTCGACAATATCAAACCAACTGTTGAAGTTAAATCACGTCGTGTTGGTGGCGCTACTTACCAGGTTCCAGTTGAAGTAAAGGCTGGCCGTTCAACAACTCTTGCACTTCGTTGGTTGGTCGACTTCTCACGCGCACGTCGCGAAAAGTCGATGGCAGAACGCCTCACCAATGAATTGATTGACGCGAGCAATGGTCTTGGTGCCGCAGTGAAGCGTCGCGAAGACACACACAAGATGGCTGAAGCCAACAAGGCTTTCGCGCATTACCGCTGGTAA
- a CDS encoding ABC transporter permease yields the protein MTISDEIIPVPIGRATRTPLWRRFSKHRAGMVSLSVVVGFTLLGIFSPWITPYDPNSGDFMQALQSPSSKHLFGTDALGRDILSRIIDGSGIAVTVALVSVLIALIIGGLIGVIGGYSGGVVDSLLNRSQDIIFAFPTLLLAIIIVAILGPGLLNATFAIGVVYIPRFARLARSTVLTLKSSEFLDAARISGVRTPTILVKHVVPNVMPSLVVLAALSMSNAQLAYASLSFLGLGVGPPQADWGGMLAQARDFITVAPWMTICSIIPLVLLILAFNVLGDAVRDVLDPRDHTAPRPSATLV from the coding sequence ATGACAATTTCAGACGAAATCATCCCCGTCCCAATCGGACGGGCCACCCGCACTCCTCTTTGGCGTCGCTTCAGTAAACACCGAGCAGGCATGGTTTCACTCTCGGTCGTTGTCGGTTTCACGCTACTTGGAATTTTCTCGCCGTGGATCACACCTTATGACCCGAACTCTGGTGACTTCATGCAGGCATTGCAATCTCCATCATCAAAACATCTATTCGGTACCGACGCACTTGGTCGCGATATCCTCAGCCGAATTATTGACGGGTCGGGTATTGCAGTCACCGTCGCACTTGTCTCAGTGCTCATCGCACTCATAATTGGTGGATTGATTGGTGTAATTGGGGGCTACTCAGGTGGCGTGGTCGATAGCTTGCTAAACCGAAGTCAAGATATTATTTTTGCTTTCCCAACTCTTCTCCTGGCAATCATAATTGTTGCGATTCTCGGACCTGGGTTGTTGAATGCCACTTTTGCGATCGGCGTTGTATATATTCCGAGGTTTGCCCGACTGGCTCGTTCAACAGTTCTCACACTTAAATCCAGTGAGTTTCTAGATGCTGCGCGAATATCGGGAGTGCGCACGCCAACGATTTTGGTGAAGCATGTTGTACCAAACGTCATGCCTTCACTAGTTGTCCTTGCGGCGTTGAGCATGTCGAACGCGCAATTGGCATATGCATCCTTAAGTTTCCTCGGTCTTGGAGTAGGTCCTCCGCAAGCAGACTGGGGTGGCATGCTCGCCCAAGCCAGAGACTTCATAACAGTTGCACCCTGGATGACGATCTGCTCGATTATCCCTCTGGTGCTATTGATACTTGCATTCAATGTGCTTGGTGATGCGGTTCGCGATGTGCTCGACCCACGGGATCACACTGCACCTCGCCCATCTGCAACATTGGTCTAG
- the fusA gene encoding elongation factor G gives MAAENIDLAKVRNIGIMAHIDAGKTTTTERILFYTGINYKIGEVHEGAATMDWMEQEQERGITITSAATTCMWHDYLINIIDTPGHVDFTIEVERSLRVLDGAVAVFDGVAGVEPQSETVWRQADRYSVPRICFVNKLDRTGANFDMCVGMIVSRLNAKPLVLQVPIGNEASFLGVVDLIAMKALVWPGETKKGEDYIVEEIPADLAEKCKQARHDLIEALADADDQIMEKYLDGADLSEQEIIDGIRRATLAAKAVPVLCGSAFKNKGVQPMLDAVTRYLPSPLDVESIVGHSMSGDGTAEVIRHPDNKEPFSALAFKIMSDPHLGKLHFIRIYSGVLETGSAVLNSNKDRKERIGKIYQMHANKREERESAGAGMIVAVMGLKNTTTGETLCDIAKPVILESMDFPDPVISVAIEPKTKSDQEKLGIAIQRLSEEDPTFRVKTDEETGQTIIAGMGELHLEITVERMRREFGVDANVGKPQVAFRETLRKGVARHDYTHKKQTGGSGQFAKIQIAIEPLPAGSVEGGYEFVNKVTGGRIPREYIPSVDAGCREAMTAGPLAGYPLTDVRVLLLDGAYHDVDSSELAFKIAGIAAFKEAAKLADPAILEPVMAVEVITPEDFMGDVIGDINSRRGQIQAMDERSGARIVRALVPLSEMFGYVGDLRSRTQGRASYSMQFDSYAEVPANVAKDIISKARGE, from the coding sequence GTGGCCGCAGAGAACATCGACCTAGCCAAGGTCCGCAACATTGGGATCATGGCTCATATCGACGCGGGCAAAACCACGACCACTGAGCGCATCCTTTTTTACACTGGCATTAACTACAAAATCGGTGAAGTCCATGAAGGCGCAGCCACCATGGACTGGATGGAGCAGGAACAAGAGCGCGGAATCACCATTACTTCCGCTGCAACCACCTGTATGTGGCACGACTACCTCATCAACATCATTGATACACCCGGTCACGTTGACTTCACCATTGAGGTAGAGCGTTCGCTGCGCGTACTTGATGGCGCGGTTGCAGTGTTTGACGGTGTTGCAGGTGTTGAGCCACAGTCTGAAACGGTATGGCGCCAAGCTGATCGTTACAGCGTTCCACGTATCTGTTTCGTAAACAAGCTAGACCGCACCGGCGCAAACTTCGATATGTGCGTCGGCATGATCGTTTCTCGCCTTAACGCGAAGCCACTTGTGCTTCAGGTTCCAATCGGAAACGAAGCTTCATTCCTCGGCGTTGTCGACTTGATCGCAATGAAGGCGCTTGTCTGGCCCGGCGAGACTAAGAAGGGTGAGGATTACATCGTCGAGGAAATTCCCGCTGACTTGGCTGAGAAGTGCAAGCAAGCTCGTCACGATCTCATCGAGGCTCTTGCTGATGCGGATGACCAGATCATGGAGAAGTACCTAGACGGTGCTGATCTTTCTGAGCAAGAGATCATCGACGGAATCCGTCGCGCAACTTTGGCAGCTAAGGCAGTTCCAGTTCTTTGCGGTTCTGCATTTAAGAACAAGGGCGTACAGCCAATGCTCGATGCAGTAACTCGCTACCTTCCAAGTCCGCTTGATGTTGAATCAATTGTTGGACACAGCATGAGCGGGGATGGGACGGCAGAAGTTATCCGTCACCCAGATAACAAGGAGCCATTCTCGGCCCTTGCATTCAAGATCATGTCAGACCCACACCTTGGAAAACTTCACTTCATCCGTATTTACTCTGGTGTTCTTGAAACCGGTTCTGCTGTTCTTAACAGCAATAAAGATCGAAAAGAGCGCATCGGAAAGATCTACCAGATGCACGCCAACAAGCGCGAAGAGCGTGAGAGCGCTGGCGCCGGAATGATCGTTGCGGTTATGGGCCTTAAGAACACCACAACTGGTGAGACTCTCTGCGATATTGCCAAGCCGGTAATTCTTGAATCAATGGATTTTCCAGATCCAGTTATCTCAGTTGCGATTGAACCAAAGACTAAGAGCGACCAGGAAAAACTCGGCATTGCGATTCAGCGTCTTTCCGAAGAAGACCCAACTTTCCGTGTCAAGACCGATGAAGAGACCGGTCAGACCATCATCGCCGGAATGGGCGAGTTACACCTGGAAATTACAGTTGAACGCATGCGTCGCGAATTTGGCGTCGATGCCAACGTCGGTAAGCCACAGGTTGCCTTCCGCGAAACTCTGCGCAAGGGTGTCGCGCGTCACGACTACACCCACAAGAAGCAGACCGGTGGTTCTGGCCAGTTCGCGAAGATTCAGATTGCGATTGAGCCACTTCCAGCAGGATCGGTCGAGGGTGGATACGAATTCGTCAACAAAGTTACCGGTGGTCGCATTCCTAGGGAATATATTCCTTCAGTTGATGCGGGTTGCAGAGAGGCCATGACGGCAGGCCCACTTGCTGGATATCCACTCACTGATGTCCGCGTCCTTCTTCTTGATGGTGCCTACCACGATGTTGACTCATCGGAATTGGCCTTCAAGATTGCCGGTATCGCAGCGTTTAAGGAAGCAGCAAAACTTGCTGACCCGGCAATTCTCGAACCAGTAATGGCAGTTGAAGTCATCACCCCTGAAGATTTCATGGGTGATGTCATCGGCGATATTAATAGTCGTCGTGGTCAGATCCAGGCCATGGACGAGCGGTCAGGTGCCCGCATTGTTAGGGCGCTCGTTCCGTTGTCAGAGATGTTCGGCTACGTCGGAGATCTCCGCTCCAGAACGCAAGGTCGCGCGAGCTACAGCATGCAATTCGATTCGTATGCCGAAGTTCCAGCAAACGTTGCGAAGGACATCATTTCCAAGGCTCGCGGCGAATAG
- a CDS encoding ABC transporter ATP-binding protein, which translates to MATDFDSTKHPRLQLTGLERYFRVHDVNAKNKVGLLRAVDGVSLQVNPGETLGIVGESGCGKSTLARLAVGLLTSSAGNILIDGQDIWASGAEGRRRRQSLQMVFQNSAGALDPRRTISSSIAEPLRARGIKTTDQAVDEILGLVGLDPTMSRRLPHELSGGQQQRACIARALIAEPALIVLDEAVASLDVSLQAQILNLLVSLQERLGVSYMFISHDLAAVQVISHRVAVMYLGEVVESAPVDEFVSRPQHPYSVALRQSALLPDPVLERNRKEIILQGDVPSPLNVPTGCRFHTRCPIAQPRCSVEKPVQQQVGNDHLVACHFPGQLSPEIAPMSSRPRSILEKEA; encoded by the coding sequence ATGGCAACTGACTTCGACTCTACAAAGCATCCGCGACTGCAACTCACGGGACTGGAGCGTTATTTTCGAGTCCATGATGTGAATGCCAAGAACAAAGTTGGTCTTCTCCGCGCAGTTGATGGCGTATCTCTCCAAGTGAATCCTGGTGAGACGCTGGGTATCGTCGGCGAGTCCGGTTGTGGGAAGTCAACCCTGGCCAGACTTGCAGTAGGCCTGCTGACATCATCTGCTGGAAATATTCTCATTGATGGCCAGGATATTTGGGCTAGTGGAGCAGAAGGGCGTCGTCGGCGACAGAGTCTCCAGATGGTCTTCCAGAATTCAGCCGGCGCACTTGATCCACGACGCACGATTAGTTCAAGCATTGCTGAGCCATTACGAGCTCGTGGGATAAAGACGACCGACCAAGCAGTGGATGAAATTCTTGGGCTGGTAGGGCTTGATCCCACCATGTCGAGGCGGCTTCCTCATGAGTTGTCGGGAGGACAGCAGCAACGAGCTTGCATTGCGCGGGCACTTATCGCTGAACCCGCCCTGATTGTGCTCGATGAAGCCGTAGCCTCTCTGGATGTTTCACTTCAAGCACAGATCTTGAATCTTCTTGTCAGTCTGCAGGAGCGCCTTGGTGTTTCTTATATGTTCATCAGTCACGATCTGGCAGCAGTACAGGTAATCAGTCATCGAGTTGCGGTTATGTACTTAGGTGAAGTCGTGGAATCAGCACCGGTGGACGAGTTTGTAAGCCGCCCCCAGCATCCATATTCCGTTGCTTTACGACAGTCCGCACTTCTTCCAGATCCCGTACTCGAACGAAATCGGAAGGAAATCATTCTACAAGGCGATGTGCCAAGCCCTCTTAATGTGCCGACTGGTTGCAGATTCCATACCCGTTGCCCAATCGCGCAACCCCGCTGTTCAGTGGAGAAGCCGGTCCAGCAGCAAGTGGGAAATGACCATTTGGTCGCTTGCCACTTCCCAGGACAATTGTCTCCAGAGATAGCGCCTATGAGTTCACGGCCGCGTTCGATATTGGAAAAGGAGGCTTAA
- a CDS encoding D-2-hydroxyacid dehydrogenase yields the protein MSFDLVMLPPQSELTRNWAHLLESSVEGLRVHVPEDRANALEILPRALAAFGTLDPELLAAAPRLRWLQAPATAPDAGFFFPKLEEHPVQVTNFRGIHNDHVVNHALALILALARNLPVYLRQQSSALWLRHLEDSSVVALADSTALVIGVGGIGAEIARLLSAFGCRVLGVDPRLEVSPPGMEALHRPDSLDDLLPQANIVVLTLPHTPESEGLIDARRLALFQRGSMLINIGRGQTVRLEAVVKALQSGQLGGVGLDVFEEEPLPMNHALWSEPNALLTPHVAVVGPHTEEKRFQFFCQNAQRFVRGEQLLNIVDKSKWY from the coding sequence ATGAGCTTTGATCTTGTGATGCTGCCACCGCAGTCTGAACTCACTCGCAACTGGGCACATCTCCTGGAGTCTTCAGTCGAAGGGTTACGTGTTCATGTTCCCGAAGATCGGGCGAATGCTTTAGAGATCCTTCCGCGAGCATTGGCAGCCTTCGGCACGCTCGACCCCGAACTTCTTGCGGCCGCTCCGAGACTTCGCTGGTTGCAGGCACCGGCAACCGCTCCCGACGCAGGCTTCTTTTTTCCCAAGCTAGAAGAGCACCCCGTGCAGGTCACCAACTTCCGTGGCATACACAACGACCACGTCGTCAATCATGCTCTTGCCTTGATACTGGCTCTGGCTCGCAACCTACCGGTCTACCTCCGCCAGCAATCATCGGCCCTATGGCTGCGTCACCTCGAGGACTCCTCTGTCGTAGCGCTGGCCGATTCCACTGCGCTTGTTATTGGCGTTGGCGGTATCGGCGCCGAAATTGCGCGACTTTTATCAGCATTCGGCTGTCGAGTCCTGGGTGTGGACCCGCGCCTGGAAGTGTCACCTCCGGGAATGGAAGCGCTCCACCGCCCCGACTCACTGGATGACCTCCTCCCGCAGGCGAACATTGTCGTCCTGACCCTCCCGCACACCCCCGAGAGCGAGGGTCTCATCGACGCCAGGCGGCTAGCTCTCTTCCAGCGGGGGAGCATGCTCATCAACATTGGTCGTGGCCAGACCGTCCGACTAGAAGCCGTTGTCAAGGCCCTCCAGTCGGGGCAGCTCGGTGGGGTGGGCCTGGATGTCTTCGAAGAAGAACCGCTACCGATGAATCATGCGCTCTGGTCAGAACCAAATGCTCTGCTTACTCCACATGTGGCAGTAGTCGGTCCTCATACTGAGGAGAAACGATTTCAATTTTTCTGCCAGAATGCCCAGCGCTTCGTGAGGGGCGAGCAATTGCTCAATATCGTTGATAAGTCCAAGTGGTACTAG
- a CDS encoding ABC transporter substrate-binding protein translates to MKLATRKAIAAGILLAVGLMGFSSPASAAKKAVSINQTSMVVAEGVPPQTFDPIQSSQIATMYAWQSVYEGLVIAGLDGKIQPVLASKWTISKDGLTYDFTLRQGVQFSNGALLTADDVVYSFERLKAKGLPYSQARFATIASVTKIANDQVRFVLSSPTAGFLLNLGSPYLIGSAIVNKKWTESNDPKLMMMGTGPFQMVSYSPNQQLILKRNELYWNKKSLDTVANLTIRYMPDQSAQVAALQAGQIDLMFPNAESFLQIKRISTIRTVAVNSASTIRLNIGTNNAPLDDVNVRRAISLALDRRGIVKGAFLGQAVPSAQIPPAYAWSIPINQLQYQRVNVAAAKKLLAKAGYPKGIQLTLNHLAGYATYLDRFAEIVKQQLAKAGIVVTIEANQNAVWLDKQNKANYQIMTNEYAFNGDPLFYLSPRPGRQGPNPAELDALIAAVSTGDPDNYTDGLRKIQIMEDDLVFPDITVAARKAWAAYGSNLTKVKLSPTLSRSFLASIKAKK, encoded by the coding sequence ATGAAACTAGCAACTAGAAAGGCGATTGCCGCAGGTATCCTGCTGGCAGTTGGGCTGATGGGTTTTTCCTCACCGGCATCTGCGGCAAAGAAAGCAGTTAGTATCAATCAAACCTCGATGGTGGTTGCGGAGGGCGTTCCTCCCCAGACTTTCGATCCAATCCAGTCATCACAGATTGCCACGATGTATGCATGGCAGAGCGTCTATGAAGGTCTTGTAATCGCAGGTCTTGATGGGAAGATTCAGCCAGTATTAGCGTCTAAATGGACAATAAGCAAAGACGGGTTGACATACGACTTCACTCTTCGACAAGGTGTCCAGTTTTCCAACGGCGCCTTATTGACCGCAGACGATGTGGTCTACAGTTTTGAACGACTCAAAGCCAAAGGACTTCCATACTCCCAGGCTCGTTTCGCGACCATCGCTTCTGTAACGAAGATTGCAAATGACCAGGTTCGATTCGTGCTATCCAGCCCAACGGCCGGATTCCTACTTAACCTTGGAAGCCCTTACCTCATCGGCTCGGCCATTGTTAATAAGAAATGGACTGAGAGCAACGACCCCAAGCTTATGATGATGGGAACCGGGCCTTTCCAGATGGTCTCATACTCGCCAAACCAACAACTTATTCTCAAGAGGAATGAGTTGTATTGGAATAAGAAGAGTTTGGATACCGTGGCGAATCTCACTATTCGCTATATGCCAGACCAGTCTGCGCAGGTTGCAGCTCTACAGGCCGGACAGATTGACCTCATGTTCCCGAATGCTGAGTCATTTCTTCAGATTAAAAGGATATCCACTATCAGGACTGTGGCCGTCAATTCGGCAAGCACCATTCGCCTCAACATTGGGACAAACAACGCTCCGTTGGATGATGTGAATGTCCGTAGAGCCATCTCCTTGGCACTGGATCGACGCGGGATCGTCAAGGGTGCCTTCCTCGGACAGGCAGTTCCAAGCGCGCAAATTCCTCCTGCATATGCCTGGTCGATTCCAATCAACCAACTCCAGTACCAACGCGTAAATGTTGCTGCAGCCAAGAAATTGCTGGCTAAGGCCGGTTATCCAAAGGGGATTCAATTAACTCTGAACCACTTGGCTGGCTACGCAACTTATCTAGATCGTTTTGCTGAGATTGTGAAGCAGCAACTAGCTAAGGCTGGCATTGTGGTCACCATTGAAGCAAATCAGAACGCAGTCTGGTTAGACAAGCAGAACAAGGCTAACTACCAGATCATGACTAATGAGTATGCATTTAATGGCGATCCACTCTTCTACCTAAGTCCACGACCAGGTCGTCAAGGACCAAACCCAGCAGAGCTTGATGCTCTCATCGCAGCGGTTTCGACTGGTGATCCAGATAATTACACCGATGGTCTCCGCAAGATCCAGATAATGGAAGACGACCTAGTCTTCCCAGATATCACCGTTGCCGCCCGCAAAGCGTGGGCTGCTTACGGTAGCAATCTCACAAAGGTAAAGCTCAGTCCAACTCTGAGTCGTTCATTCCTCGCCAGTATTAAAGCTAAAAAATAG
- the rpsL gene encoding 30S ribosomal protein S12: protein MPTIQQLVRRGRAEKTTKTSTPALKGSPQRRGVCTRVYTTTPKKPNSALRKVARVRLTSGMEVTAYIPGEGHNLQEHSIVLVRGGRVKDLPGVRYKIIRGSLDTQGVKNRKQSRSRYGTKREKKAS, encoded by the coding sequence ATGCCAACAATTCAACAGCTGGTTCGTCGCGGTCGCGCTGAAAAGACCACGAAGACGAGCACGCCTGCGCTCAAGGGAAGTCCTCAGCGTCGCGGTGTGTGCACTCGTGTTTACACGACGACACCTAAGAAGCCGAACTCTGCACTTCGTAAAGTCGCACGTGTTCGCTTAACCAGTGGCATGGAAGTTACGGCATACATTCCAGGTGAAGGTCACAATTTGCAGGAGCACTCGATCGTTCTCGTTCGTGGTGGTCGTGTAAAGGATCTTCCCGGCGTTCGTTACAAGATCATTCGCGGTTCACTTGATACCCAAGGTGTTAAAAACCGTAAGCAATCACGTAGCCGTTACGGCACCAAGAGAGAGAAGAAGGCTTCCTAA